From Virgibacillus ihumii, the proteins below share one genomic window:
- the spoVE gene encoding stage V sporulation protein E, which produces MAIIIALLTIGSVMIYSASYIQAEYNFGDSLFYLKRQLLFSVVGIFAMFFIMSIPYGTWKKYSKVLLLICFVLLLAVLIPGIGMERNGAQSWIGVGAFSIQPSEFTKLGLIIYLSVFLSVNQKYITSFKQGFFPSIILVFAAFGLIMLQPDLGTGVVLILTCMMMIYIAGARLSHFIGMASIGIAGFLYLILSAPYRISRITAFLNPWQDPLGDGFQIIQSLYALGPGGLMGVGLFNSLQKYFYLPEPQTDFIFAILGEELGFIGGTALIGLFGLLFWRGVRIGIEAPDAFGRFLAIGIVSMITIQVMINISVVIGLIPVTGITLPFLSYGGSSLTLTMCSVGILLNISKYSRI; this is translated from the coding sequence ATGGCTATTATTATTGCTTTACTCACCATTGGCAGTGTCATGATTTACAGCGCATCCTACATTCAGGCTGAATATAATTTTGGAGATTCATTATTTTACCTGAAACGGCAATTATTATTTAGTGTTGTCGGCATTTTTGCCATGTTTTTTATTATGTCCATTCCGTATGGAACATGGAAAAAATACAGTAAAGTCTTATTGCTGATTTGTTTTGTACTTCTTCTCGCTGTATTGATTCCGGGGATTGGAATGGAGCGAAATGGAGCACAAAGCTGGATTGGAGTAGGGGCGTTCAGTATTCAGCCATCTGAATTTACGAAACTTGGGTTGATTATCTATTTATCTGTATTTTTATCGGTAAATCAAAAATATATTACATCATTTAAGCAGGGGTTTTTCCCGTCGATAATTTTGGTCTTTGCAGCATTCGGTTTGATTATGCTGCAACCTGATTTAGGAACAGGGGTTGTACTGATTTTAACATGTATGATGATGATTTATATTGCCGGTGCCAGATTATCCCATTTCATTGGCATGGCTTCGATTGGTATAGCCGGATTTCTTTATCTTATTCTATCAGCACCTTACCGGATCAGCAGAATAACCGCCTTTTTGAATCCATGGCAGGATCCGCTCGGGGATGGCTTTCAAATCATCCAATCTCTTTATGCGCTTGGTCCCGGCGGATTGATGGGTGTCGGTCTTTTCAACAGTCTGCAAAAATATTTTTACCTGCCTGAGCCGCAGACAGATTTTATCTTTGCGATACTCGGGGAGGAGCTGGGCTTTATTGGCGGAACAGCTTTGATCGGATTGTTCGGCTTATTGTTTTGGCGTGGTGTTCGAATTGGAATCGAGGCGCCGGACGCATTCGGCAGGTTTTTGGCAATTGGCATTGTTTCCATGATTACGATTCAGGTTATGATTAATATTAGTGTTGTTATCGGGTTGATTCCTGTCACCGGAATTACCTTGCCATTTCTCAGTTACGGGGGATCATCGTTGACTCTGACGATGTGTTCAGTTGGTATATTACTGAATATCAGCAAATATTCGAGAATTTAG
- a CDS encoding cell division protein FtsQ/DivIB — MAKKKVVSIEDRIPRLKQERKKKANRRLIFYLSVFFVLISIIVYLQSPLSHVNTIEVKGNSYTEDEQIKQQSGISENTNIWMINEQDVVEAISSNSIIQSVDVNRNLPWTIEIEVTEFRYVGYIKKDGNFFPVLGNGSVLTELKQQTTGGDAPIMINFSNEKYVEKMAGQLKKLPESILKLISEIHWKPTDDNKNKILLYMNDGYLVDGTMREFAKKMKAYPSIVSQIKPGTKGIVHIGVGAYFEKFNQAAGNTDKKKNNGNGSSE, encoded by the coding sequence ATGGCAAAGAAAAAAGTAGTTTCGATTGAAGACCGTATCCCCAGGTTGAAGCAGGAACGGAAGAAGAAAGCAAACCGCCGTCTGATTTTTTACCTTTCCGTATTTTTCGTCCTCATCTCCATTATCGTATATCTTCAGTCGCCGCTAAGCCATGTGAATACAATTGAGGTTAAAGGTAACAGCTATACCGAGGATGAACAAATAAAACAGCAAAGCGGTATTTCTGAAAACACGAATATATGGATGATCAATGAACAAGATGTGGTGGAAGCAATAAGCAGCAATTCGATTATACAATCGGTCGATGTCAACAGGAATTTACCCTGGACAATTGAAATTGAGGTAACTGAATTTCGTTATGTTGGTTACATAAAAAAAGACGGGAACTTTTTTCCGGTTCTGGGAAATGGCAGTGTTTTAACCGAATTAAAGCAACAAACAACAGGTGGCGACGCACCGATCATGATTAATTTTTCAAATGAGAAATATGTGGAGAAAATGGCTGGTCAATTAAAAAAACTGCCTGAAAGTATTCTGAAACTGATTTCCGAAATTCATTGGAAGCCAACTGATGATAATAAGAATAAAATTCTACTGTATATGAATGACGGATACTTAGTTGATGGCACAATGCGGGAATTTGCCAAAAAAATGAAAGCATATCCATCAATCGTTTCCCAGATTAAGCCTGGTACGAAGGGAATCGTTCATATCGGTGTTGGAGCTTATTTTGAAAAGTTCAATCAAGCGGCAGGAAATACCGATAAGAAGAAAAATAACGGGAACGGTTCAAGTGAGTAA
- the ftsA gene encoding cell division protein FtsA, whose protein sequence is MNNSEVLVSLDVGTSKIKVIIGEVLEDSLNIIGVGTAKSNGMKKGAVVDIDQTVNSIRNAVEQAERMVGMQIDSVVVGINGNHIQLQPCHGVVAVQTENREIGDEDVTRVIDGAQVVSIPPEREIIDVIPKQFIVDGLDEITDPRGMIGVRLEMEGTIITCSKSVLHNILKCVERAGLQISDICLQPLAAGSIALSKDEKNLGVTLIDIGGGCTTVSIFENDHLAATSVVPLGGDNITKDLSIGLRTSTEEASDIKLNYGHAFFDDAQEDETFEVSIIGSNTTQTYNQLQIADMIEARVEEIYAHAEREIRRMGYQQLPGGYVLTGGAAKMPGVLELAQDCFQSNVRLAIPDYIGVREPQFTAGVGILQFAYRNAKIQGKELFPSVLVNQQETKPKRTKKNSNPEEPKNKEKKESGLANIFKYFFD, encoded by the coding sequence TTGAACAACAGTGAAGTACTAGTGAGTCTTGACGTAGGTACATCAAAAATTAAAGTAATAATTGGAGAAGTATTGGAAGACTCCCTGAATATTATTGGAGTGGGAACCGCGAAATCGAACGGCATGAAAAAAGGTGCGGTTGTAGATATTGATCAGACAGTTAATTCGATCAGGAATGCTGTTGAACAGGCAGAGCGAATGGTAGGCATGCAGATTGACAGTGTAGTAGTCGGAATAAATGGTAATCATATCCAGTTGCAGCCATGTCATGGTGTAGTTGCGGTCCAAACTGAAAATCGTGAAATAGGCGATGAGGATGTCACCAGAGTGATTGATGGTGCGCAGGTTGTTTCCATCCCGCCCGAGCGTGAAATTATTGATGTCATTCCGAAACAATTCATCGTCGACGGGCTTGACGAAATAACAGATCCCCGTGGCATGATTGGTGTACGGCTCGAGATGGAAGGGACGATTATTACATGTTCCAAATCTGTCCTGCACAATATTCTGAAATGTGTAGAACGTGCCGGTCTGCAAATTTCTGATATTTGCCTGCAACCTTTAGCGGCTGGCAGCATTGCACTTTCAAAAGATGAGAAAAACCTGGGAGTAACCCTGATTGATATTGGCGGCGGATGCACAACAGTTTCCATTTTCGAAAATGACCATCTCGCTGCTACCAGTGTAGTACCGCTTGGCGGCGACAATATTACAAAGGATTTATCCATTGGACTTAGAACATCAACGGAAGAAGCGTCTGACATAAAACTTAATTATGGACATGCTTTCTTTGATGATGCACAGGAGGATGAAACGTTTGAGGTTTCTATCATAGGCAGCAATACGACACAAACCTATAATCAGCTGCAGATTGCTGATATGATAGAAGCCAGGGTTGAAGAAATCTATGCTCACGCTGAGCGGGAAATTCGGCGAATGGGTTACCAGCAGCTGCCGGGAGGTTACGTTTTAACTGGCGGTGCTGCGAAAATGCCGGGCGTACTGGAGTTGGCCCAGGATTGTTTTCAATCGAATGTTCGCTTAGCCATACCTGATTACATAGGGGTAAGAGAACCACAGTTTACAGCTGGAGTGGGAATCTTGCAATTTGCTTATCGTAATGCGAAAATACAAGGAAAAGAGTTATTCCCTTCTGTATTGGTTAATCAGCAGGAAACAAAACCGAAGCGTACCAAAAAGAATTCAAATCCCGAAGAGCCGAAAAATAAAGAGAAAAAGGAATCTGGATTAGCTAATATATTTAAGTATTTCTTTGATTAA
- the ftsZ gene encoding cell division protein FtsZ, with product MLEFDTNMDQLATIKVIGVGGGGSNAVNRMIEHGVEGVEFIAVNTDAQALNLSKAETKIQVGGKLTRGLGAGANPEVGKKAAEENKEQLEEALQGADMIFVTAGMGGGTGTGAAPVIASIAKELGALTVGVVTRPFTFEGKRRSTQAVSGIDSLKSSVDTLIVIPNDRLLEIVDKNTPMLEAFREADNVLRQGVQGISDLIAKPGLINVDFADVKTIMFDKGSALMGIGVATGENRAPEAAKKAISSPLLETDINGAHGILMNITGGTNLSLYEVQEAADLVTSAADKEVNVIFGSVINENLKDEIIVTVIATGFDENKNQERQSNQRPSLSQKQQAATRPNDEFSREREPSQNQQSRPPQEEDTLDIPTFLRNRNRNR from the coding sequence ATGTTAGAGTTTGATACAAATATGGATCAACTGGCAACAATAAAAGTAATCGGTGTCGGCGGCGGCGGAAGCAACGCTGTAAACCGTATGATTGAGCATGGTGTGGAAGGTGTTGAATTTATTGCGGTTAACACCGATGCGCAGGCACTGAACCTATCAAAAGCAGAAACAAAAATCCAAGTCGGCGGAAAACTTACCCGCGGACTAGGTGCGGGTGCGAATCCGGAAGTTGGTAAGAAGGCTGCCGAAGAAAATAAAGAGCAGCTGGAAGAAGCCTTGCAGGGTGCCGATATGATTTTTGTTACAGCCGGAATGGGCGGCGGTACAGGTACAGGTGCAGCTCCGGTAATTGCGTCAATCGCCAAAGAATTGGGAGCATTGACGGTTGGTGTCGTAACAAGACCATTCACATTTGAAGGAAAAAGAAGGTCCACACAGGCAGTATCCGGAATCGATTCACTGAAAAGCAGTGTAGACACATTGATAGTTATACCGAATGATCGCCTGCTGGAAATCGTGGATAAAAACACACCAATGCTGGAGGCTTTCCGCGAAGCAGACAACGTGCTTCGCCAAGGTGTTCAGGGTATTTCCGACTTGATTGCTAAACCAGGACTTATAAATGTGGACTTTGCTGACGTGAAAACTATTATGTTTGATAAAGGTTCAGCGTTAATGGGGATAGGTGTAGCAACAGGTGAGAACCGCGCTCCCGAAGCTGCTAAAAAGGCTATTTCTTCACCGTTACTCGAAACAGATATTAATGGTGCACACGGTATTCTGATGAACATTACCGGCGGCACAAATCTAAGTCTTTATGAAGTGCAGGAAGCTGCAGATTTGGTAACATCTGCTGCCGATAAAGAGGTAAATGTCATTTTCGGTTCAGTCATTAATGAAAATCTGAAGGATGAAATTATTGTAACCGTAATTGCGACTGGTTTTGATGAAAATAAAAATCAGGAAAGACAGTCCAATCAGCGGCCAAGCCTTAGTCAAAAACAACAGGCAGCTACAAGACCAAATGACGAGTTCAGCCGGGAAAGAGAGCCAAGCCAAAACCAGCAGTCTCGTCCACCGCAGGAAGAGGATACATTGGATATTCCAACATTTTTGAGAAATCGCAACCGGAACCGTTAA
- a CDS encoding ABC transporter ATP-binding protein, producing MEDKEIVLSLESLTMYFGGNQVLRGIDLDVYKGQVIGYIGPNGAGKSTTLKILLGLVEGYGGTVEIFGKNIKESGHTYKRKIGYVPENADIYENLTANEYLSFVGELYGMDRTAAEKKARKLMTAFEMEDVLHSRISSFSKGMRQKVIIMSGVLHDPDLIFLDEPLNGLDANSVMVIKDVMEQLVQRGKTIFYSSHIMDVVEKISNRIVLLADGKIAADGTFEELRQANEKGSLEDIFNQLTGFDEYKDTAEHVVSIITDGDEHA from the coding sequence ATGGAAGATAAAGAAATAGTATTGTCACTGGAGAGCCTGACGATGTATTTTGGCGGGAACCAGGTATTACGGGGAATTGATTTAGATGTTTATAAGGGTCAGGTTATTGGCTATATCGGCCCGAATGGTGCCGGCAAAAGCACAACATTGAAAATCTTGCTTGGACTTGTTGAAGGATATGGAGGAACGGTCGAAATTTTTGGTAAGAATATTAAGGAAAGCGGCCATACATACAAACGAAAAATTGGTTATGTTCCGGAGAATGCAGACATTTATGAAAACCTGACTGCAAATGAGTATTTGTCTTTTGTTGGTGAACTCTATGGTATGGACCGTACTGCTGCTGAGAAGAAAGCCAGAAAATTAATGACTGCATTTGAAATGGAGGATGTGCTTCATTCCAGGATTTCGTCATTTTCCAAAGGTATGCGGCAGAAAGTTATTATTATGTCCGGTGTATTACATGACCCTGATCTTATCTTTCTGGATGAACCGTTAAACGGCCTGGATGCCAATAGTGTTATGGTAATCAAGGATGTTATGGAACAATTGGTGCAGCGTGGTAAAACTATTTTTTATTCGTCTCACATTATGGATGTGGTAGAGAAAATAAGTAATAGGATAGTTTTGCTTGCTGATGGGAAAATTGCTGCGGACGGCACCTTTGAGGAATTACGCCAGGCAAATGAAAAGGGGTCACTGGAGGATATCTTTAATCAGTTAACCGGATTTGATGAATATAAGGACACCGCGGAACATGTGGTCAGTATAATAACTGACGGTGACGAGCATGCATAA
- the spoIIGA gene encoding sigma-E processing peptidase SpoIIGA, whose translation MTIYLDAVWLLNFLLDMMLLMLTQALAKDGTRKIRIVFGAFIASLLVPLSIYYPDTFVNSVAGKLIYSIIIILCTFRIRSLYRMMKLLLLFYFTTFAIGGGLLAIHFLFQNPVGVSTSGILTFNSGFGDPVSWLFIVVGFPLVWMFTKTRMDKHAEEKIRYDQLCPVNIQIDSKSFSTTGYIDSGNQLMDPVSKKPVIICDEYFLKKWFTEDDWKALYQAHSELNFEKLPAKWEHRINIIPYQGVEGNRTFMMGIKPDNLTFYYDNQKITTRKIMIGIQFSELTKDQSYHCLLHPKIVKSEVVETA comes from the coding sequence GTGACCATCTATTTGGATGCTGTCTGGCTGCTGAATTTTCTTCTGGATATGATGCTGCTTATGCTCACACAGGCATTGGCGAAGGACGGCACACGTAAAATCCGAATCGTCTTTGGTGCTTTCATCGCTTCATTATTGGTTCCATTATCAATCTATTATCCGGACACGTTTGTTAATTCGGTGGCAGGGAAGCTGATTTATTCCATTATCATCATTCTGTGCACCTTCAGGATTCGTTCATTGTACCGGATGATGAAATTGCTTCTCCTGTTTTACTTCACAACATTTGCAATAGGAGGTGGCTTGTTAGCAATACATTTTTTATTTCAGAATCCAGTCGGGGTATCAACCAGCGGCATACTTACATTTAACAGCGGATTCGGAGACCCGGTCAGCTGGCTGTTTATAGTCGTTGGGTTTCCGCTGGTCTGGATGTTTACAAAGACTCGAATGGACAAGCATGCCGAAGAAAAAATACGCTACGACCAGCTTTGTCCGGTAAACATTCAAATTGACAGTAAAAGTTTTTCGACGACCGGATATATTGATAGTGGGAATCAGTTGATGGATCCGGTCAGTAAAAAGCCGGTCATCATTTGTGATGAATATTTTTTGAAAAAGTGGTTTACAGAAGATGATTGGAAAGCGCTTTATCAGGCGCATTCTGAACTGAATTTTGAGAAACTCCCGGCAAAGTGGGAACATCGAATTAATATTATTCCATATCAGGGGGTTGAAGGTAACCGTACATTTATGATGGGAATAAAACCTGACAACTTAACGTTTTATTATGATAATCAAAAAATTACAACCCGAAAAATCATGATTGGCATTCAATTTTCGGAATTGACCAAGGACCAATCCTATCATTGCCTGCTTCATCCTAAAATTGTTAAATCAGAAGTTGTTGAAACAGCTTAA
- the sigE gene encoding RNA polymerase sporulation sigma factor SigE — MRLWKLRTRLWWYKLLFKLGFKSDEIYYIGGSEALPPPLSKEEERELLELLPKGDKSARAMLIERNLRLVVYIARKFENTGINIEDLISIGTIGLIKAVNTFNPEKKIKLATYASRCIENEILMYLRRNNKLKTEISFDEPLNIDWDGNELRLSDVLGTDEDIITRDIESNVDKSLLKSALSQLNPREKQIMELRFGLVGQEEKTQKDVADMLGISQSYISRLEKKIIRRLQKEFNKMV, encoded by the coding sequence TTGCGATTATGGAAACTGCGAACTCGATTATGGTGGTATAAACTTCTCTTTAAACTTGGATTTAAGTCGGATGAAATCTATTATATTGGCGGGAGTGAAGCATTGCCCCCGCCGTTGTCAAAGGAAGAGGAGCGAGAATTACTTGAATTGCTGCCCAAAGGTGATAAATCCGCCAGGGCAATGCTGATTGAACGCAATTTAAGGCTGGTCGTATATATTGCCCGAAAGTTTGAGAATACCGGGATAAATATTGAAGACTTGATCAGTATAGGAACTATCGGCCTGATTAAGGCTGTCAACACATTCAATCCCGAGAAAAAAATCAAGCTGGCAACCTATGCATCCAGATGTATTGAAAATGAAATTCTAATGTATCTAAGGCGAAACAACAAATTGAAGACTGAAATTTCATTTGATGAGCCATTAAACATCGATTGGGATGGTAATGAATTACGGCTTTCCGATGTGCTTGGAACGGATGAGGATATCATTACGAGAGACATTGAATCAAACGTTGACAAATCCCTGCTTAAAAGTGCGCTGTCACAGCTGAATCCGCGGGAAAAACAGATAATGGAACTTCGCTTTGGCCTGGTTGGTCAGGAAGAAAAAACTCAAAAAGATGTGGCAGATATGCTCGGAATTTCGCAGTCCTATATTTCGCGGTTGGAGAAAAAAATTATCCGCCGGCTGCAAAAAGAATTTAATAAAATGGTATGA
- the sigG gene encoding RNA polymerase sporulation sigma factor SigG produces MTRHKVEICGVDTSKLPVLKNDEMRKLFKKMHEGDITAREELVNGNLRLVLSVIQRFNNRGEYVDDLFQVGCIGLMKSIDNFDLGHNVRFSTYAVPMIIGEIRRYLRDNNPIRVSRSLRDIAYKALQVREKLISKTSKEPTPLEIAEEMGVPHSDIVFAMDAIQDPVSLFEPIYNDGGDPIFVMDQLSDDSDSDALWVDKLSLREGMVKLNERENMILNKRFFQGKTQMEVADEIGISQAQVSRLEKAAISQMNKQMFE; encoded by the coding sequence ATGACCAGACATAAAGTAGAAATTTGCGGTGTAGACACATCCAAATTACCTGTACTTAAAAATGATGAAATGCGAAAGTTATTCAAAAAAATGCATGAGGGTGATATTACAGCAAGGGAAGAATTGGTGAACGGAAACTTACGACTGGTATTAAGTGTCATTCAGCGATTCAATAATCGAGGAGAATATGTGGATGATTTATTTCAGGTAGGTTGTATCGGACTCATGAAATCAATCGATAATTTTGATTTAGGACATAATGTACGCTTTTCCACGTATGCTGTTCCGATGATCATAGGCGAAATAAGAAGGTATCTGCGCGACAATAACCCGATTCGCGTCTCACGATCATTGCGCGATATAGCTTATAAAGCGTTGCAGGTCAGAGAAAAATTAATTAGTAAAACGTCCAAGGAACCGACACCACTCGAAATAGCTGAGGAAATGGGCGTACCACACTCAGATATTGTGTTTGCCATGGACGCTATTCAGGATCCGGTGTCACTGTTTGAGCCAATCTACAATGATGGCGGAGACCCGATTTTTGTAATGGATCAGTTAAGTGACGACAGTGACAGCGATGCATTGTGGGTTGATAAACTATCCCTGAGGGAGGGCATGGTGAAACTGAATGAACGGGAGAATATGATCTTGAATAAACGTTTTTTTCAAGGTAAAACACAAATGGAGGTTGCCGATGAAATAGGTATTTCACAGGCACAGGTTTCCCGTCTTGAAAAAGCGGCAATCAGCCAAATGAACAAGCAGATGTTTGAATGA
- a CDS encoding YlmC/YmxH family sporulation protein gives MIKLSELQVKEVIVISDGSRLGHISDLEIDGTTGMITALIIYTKEKKSGGGLFGKPGEMEIPWNKIETIGSDVILIRNPGNHIVYEEQQQFFE, from the coding sequence ATGATAAAATTATCGGAACTGCAGGTTAAGGAAGTAATTGTAATCAGTGATGGCAGCAGACTAGGACATATATCCGATTTGGAAATAGACGGTACTACCGGAATGATTACCGCGCTGATTATTTATACAAAGGAAAAAAAGTCTGGTGGAGGTTTGTTCGGCAAGCCTGGAGAAATGGAAATTCCATGGAATAAAATCGAAACGATTGGTTCTGATGTTATTCTGATTCGTAATCCTGGAAATCATATTGTTTATGAAGAGCAGCAGCAATTTTTCGAATGA
- the pgeF gene encoding peptidoglycan editing factor PgeF, whose protein sequence is MNEPFYESNNLMLSIEKWQRIKPKLAAGFTTRNGGYSSGPFESFNLGLHVPDKYDDVLANRTKLAETLSIPLEKWISGEQIHETGIYFAGESDAGKGAASYDTSLKGIDGLITREAGILCTAFYADCVPLFFFDPVTEYIGIAHAGWKGTVNRIAGQMIRRYLDVGANLKDILVVIGPSISKAQYEVDEKVIQHIDESNQEKVVEKNGNNRFLLDLKQLNAEILLQQGILRHNIDITNYCTFTDEHLFFSHRRDRGKTGRMLGYIGYKM, encoded by the coding sequence GTGAACGAGCCATTTTATGAAAGCAATAATCTGATGCTAAGTATTGAAAAGTGGCAGCGAATTAAGCCGAAATTAGCAGCAGGTTTTACAACGAGAAATGGGGGGTACAGCAGCGGCCCATTCGAATCATTTAACCTTGGACTTCATGTTCCTGATAAGTATGATGATGTGTTGGCTAACCGAACGAAGCTGGCTGAAACATTATCCATTCCTCTTGAAAAATGGATCTCGGGTGAGCAGATACATGAAACCGGAATTTATTTTGCCGGAGAAAGCGATGCCGGAAAAGGAGCCGCTTCGTATGATACCTCGCTGAAGGGAATCGATGGGTTAATCACAAGGGAAGCCGGGATACTATGTACCGCTTTTTATGCTGATTGTGTTCCTTTGTTCTTTTTCGACCCGGTGACGGAATACATCGGAATTGCACACGCTGGTTGGAAAGGAACCGTTAATAGGATTGCCGGACAAATGATCCGGAGATACTTAGATGTAGGAGCGAATCTGAAAGATATCCTCGTTGTTATAGGGCCAAGTATTTCAAAAGCACAATATGAGGTCGATGAAAAGGTCATTCAACATATAGATGAAAGCAATCAGGAAAAAGTTGTTGAGAAAAACGGAAATAACCGATTTTTACTCGATTTAAAACAATTAAATGCTGAAATTCTTTTACAACAAGGAATTTTACGTCATAATATAGATATAACAAATTATTGCACATTTACTGATGAACACTTATTTTTTTCGCATCGCCGTGATCGGGGAAAAACAGGAAGAATGCTAGGATACATAGGTTATAAAATGTAA
- a CDS encoding YggS family pyridoxal phosphate-dependent enzyme gives MDVAANLDRVRSNIVQACQKNGRNPDEITIIGVTKYVTIERTKETINAGIKNLGENRLDGFLEKYNAITDKAAWHFIGTLQSRKVKEVIDKVDAIHSLDRLSLAKEINKRAEQPVDCFIQVNVSGEETKHGLHPDKVLAFIKDVERFENVRITGLMTMAPHVEDEDQLRSIFRELASLRSMVKGENLLHAPCEHLSMGMSNDYQIAVEEGATHIRIGSKLVGS, from the coding sequence ATGGATGTAGCAGCAAACTTGGATAGGGTTCGCAGTAATATTGTACAGGCATGTCAAAAAAATGGTCGAAATCCCGACGAAATCACCATAATCGGCGTAACGAAATATGTTACAATAGAACGAACAAAAGAAACAATCAATGCAGGAATTAAAAATCTTGGCGAAAATCGGTTGGATGGATTTCTGGAAAAATACAACGCCATTACGGATAAGGCAGCATGGCATTTTATTGGAACACTTCAATCCAGAAAAGTAAAAGAAGTTATTGATAAGGTGGATGCCATTCATTCACTGGACAGGCTTTCACTGGCCAAGGAGATTAACAAACGGGCAGAACAACCTGTTGATTGTTTTATTCAGGTAAATGTAAGCGGAGAAGAAACGAAGCATGGTCTTCATCCTGATAAGGTGCTTGCTTTTATCAAAGATGTTGAGCGATTTGAAAACGTTCGGATTACCGGCTTAATGACGATGGCACCGCACGTGGAAGATGAAGATCAGCTGCGAAGTATTTTCAGAGAACTTGCATCACTAAGAAGTATGGTCAAGGGTGAAAATCTGTTACATGCTCCATGCGAACATTTATCGATGGGAATGAGCAATGATTATCAGATTGCTGTCGAAGAAGGAGCTACACATATCCGGATAGGTTCGAAATTGGTCGGATCCTAA
- a CDS encoding cell division protein SepF — MSIKNKLKTFFTMDDEYEYVDESEEISVNEQAGNQKKQNVVNLTSMQHPTSKVVLCEPRNYSEAQEIADNVVNRRAVVINMQRVDHHQAKRIVDFLSGTVYAVNGDIQKLGAQTFLCSPDNVDVSGSITDMYDEEDEFEKGW; from the coding sequence ATGAGTATTAAAAATAAACTGAAAACATTTTTCACGATGGACGATGAATATGAATATGTTGATGAATCTGAAGAAATTTCTGTGAACGAGCAAGCCGGCAATCAAAAAAAGCAAAACGTCGTCAATTTGACGAGCATGCAGCACCCAACATCAAAGGTAGTACTTTGTGAGCCGAGAAATTACAGTGAAGCCCAGGAGATTGCTGATAATGTGGTCAACAGACGGGCTGTTGTCATTAATATGCAGCGGGTTGATCACCATCAGGCAAAACGTATTGTTGATTTTTTAAGTGGTACGGTTTATGCAGTCAATGGTGACATTCAAAAACTTGGTGCACAGACATTTTTATGCTCCCCGGATAATGTGGATGTGTCCGGAAGCATAACTGACATGTATGACGAAGAAGATGAATTTGAAAAAGGATGGTAG
- a CDS encoding YggT family protein, with the protein MSSIYSVLQLALMLYSYALIIYIFMSWFPGARESSIGEFFAKISEPYLEPFRKIIPPIGMIDISPIVAILVLYFARAFGLPVLFNMLGSWF; encoded by the coding sequence ATGAGTTCAATCTATAGTGTATTACAACTTGCACTGATGCTTTACAGTTATGCTTTAATTATTTATATTTTTATGTCTTGGTTCCCCGGTGCTCGGGAGTCGTCAATTGGTGAGTTCTTTGCTAAAATTTCCGAGCCTTATTTGGAACCATTTCGTAAAATTATTCCGCCAATCGGTATGATTGATATTTCTCCGATCGTCGCAATTCTTGTTCTCTACTTTGCACGAGCATTTGGGTTGCCGGTACTGTTTAATATGCTGGGCAGCTGGTTTTAA